A window of the Diorhabda carinulata isolate Delta chromosome 1, icDioCari1.1, whole genome shotgun sequence genome harbors these coding sequences:
- the LOC130896665 gene encoding conserved oligomeric Golgi complex subunit 1 isoform X1 — MTLTCILLTFSLNTLFRLNLNKMAKNHSNFLELDIEKLFEEHSIDEIVEIEKALDAEIERKRKDLRSMVGDRYKDVLAASDAIKSMKTISQDIVRNVEQITITTSEQLIQNPSSFDNKHNFAVDSLKIEERTVISRINLAIFINEQIWISLDGENNLDAVQYYLLAQHIHTGISLSKKQYIDRVPLLQQIKSNLLVLRSKIFDKITEKLESVETSAKETSENLNALLLLENQSSDDLVNIFIEHRKTALNTVINTPYSSVRAQICSMVKCLMTTIRLLHECFISVQNGFKGLIWQQLQEIVGNTAPSTLSKLELPITPLNSYIPEIIKQFKPKCKFSDHTEMSLKDTETVLNNWMESTQKMIKDGLEKSLDLIPNIRGLHLTREESLKIEPPDNWNEICKDSHLPDNFDIWYYFFQKPITQRCKNLITKKISSNISEIQKDLRQILDTAAKSEKSETDLRWYTWSEDMDDISKIENAHLGLSMKTKGHSQNIVGLCKRFDKKYLDVLEDASQYLYGKEYSTNSNFTMIVKDFKFKRKYMDKTDIEKHLQIECTKTCVQLSNYCINVLIEETSDLVTKSIILARFVQAITQSCPNFYKCCTFSNSEDWLKICDNFNNTSHKLWSNWINDVLKATEEHCLALNDISPKRMLKILSRWDEIEIQEHTEEKVFKSHIHVPLKPSLVLNDILEKLIDTMGLKIPHTIPKSIHMQYIQNNMMVILTHYMKLTEKELNQKQALQFLFDVKFLTTLCIPRENVQLVSYSQDICDKFRSRIDPFDLDVFYSYLLNNVKKAVAQSQAILGCLLPSPNQLSSLGKSEKSKEDQNPNLIALSVPSMSTWFPLLPVSAPLQRLPGSTTKNKEPIQKSKAPKKPQDPTSIMKQSAASLFGGLTSDWFS; from the exons atGACGTTGACATGTATTTTGTTGACGTTTTCACTTAATACGCTTTTTaggttaaatttaaataaaatggcTAAAAATCACAGTAACTTTTTAGAATTAGACATAGAAAAGTTGTTCGAAGAACATAGTATAGATGAAATTGTAGAAATCGAAAAGGCACTGGATGCAGAAATCGAAAGGAAACGGAAAGATTTGAGGTCAATGGTAGG AGATCGATACAAGGATGTATTAGCCGCTTCTGATGCAATTAAATCTATGAAAACTATATCGCAGGACATAGTTAGGAATGTAGAACAAATCACAATCACAACTAGTGAACAGCTTATTCAAAATCCTTCAAGCTTCGACAACAAACATAATTTCGCAGTGGACAG CTTAAAAATTGAGGAACGTACTGTGATTAGTCGTATTAACTTGGCAATCTTTATCAATGAACAAATTTGGATTTCTTTAGATggagaaaataatttagatgCAGTGCAATACTATCTATTAGCCCAACATATTCATACAg GTATTAGTCTTTCAAAGAAGCAGTATATTGACAGAGTACCACTTTTGCAACAAATAAAGTCAAATTTGCTTGTGTTGAGgtctaaaatttttgataaaattactgaaaaattagAATCTGTAGAAACTTCAGCTAAA GAAACTAGTGAAAACTTGAATGCTCTATTATTATTAGAGAACCAAAGTAGTGATGACTTAgtaaacatatttattgaaCATCGTAAGACTGCTTTGAATACAGTTATTAATACCCCATATTCAAGTGTTAGAGCACAAATTTGTTCAATGGTTAAGTGTCTTATGACCACCATTCGACTTCTACATGAATGTTTTATAA gtGTTCAAAATGGGTTCAAAGGTTTAATTTGGCAACAGCTGCAAGAAATTGTAGGCAATACAGCTCCCTCgacattatcaaaattggaGTTACCTATCACACCTCTAAATAGTTATATACCAgagataataaaacaatttaa acCAAAATGTAAGTTTTCAGACCACACTGAAATGTCTTTGAAAGACACAGAAACTGTTCTAAATAATTGGATGGAGTCTActcaaaaaatgattaaagaTGGCTTAGAAAAGTCTCTGGATTTGATTCCAAATATTAGAGGACTACATTTGACAAGAGAAGAATCCTTAAAAATTG AACCACCAGATAATTGGAATGAAATATGCAAAGACTCGCATCTACcagataattttgatatatggtaCTACTTTTTCCAAAAACCTATAACGCAAAGATGCAAAAATTtgattactaaaaaaatatcctcaaatatttctgaaattcAGAAAGATCTTCGACAGATATTAGACACAGCTGCAAAGTCGGAAAAATCTGAGACTGATCTACGTTGGTACACCTGGTCAGAAGATATGGATGATATTAGCAAAATTGAAAACGCTCATTTAG gCCTTTCGATGAAAACCAAGGGCCATTCTCAAAATATAGTTGGTCTATGTAAAAGatttgataagaaatatttagatGTATTGGAAGACGCTTCTCAATATCTCTATGGAAAAGAATATAGTACcaattctaatttcacaatGATAGTAAAAGATTTTAAGTTCAAAAGGAAATACATGGATAAGACtgatattgaaaaacatttgcAAATTGAATGTACCAAAACTTGTGTCCA GTTATCAAATTATTGTATCAACGTTCTAATTGAAGAAACATCAGATCTTGTAACTAAATCCATAATATTGGCGAGGTTTGTACAAGCGATAACACAGTCCTGTCCTAACTTCTACAAGTGTTGTACATTTAGTAACAGTGAAGATTGGTTGAAAATCtgtgataattttaataatacaagTCATAAATTATGGTCAAATTGGATAAATGATGTATTGAAAGCAACAGAGGAACATTGCCTCGCTTTAAATGACATTTCTCCGAAAAGGATGCTCAAAATACTTAGT agaTGGGATGAAATCGAGATACAAGAACACACTGAAGAGAAAGTTTTCAAATCTCACATACATGTGCCACTAAAACCAAGTTTggttttaaatgatattttagaaaaattgattgatactATGGGCCTCAAAATACCTCACACTATACCAAAATCGATCCATATGCAatacatacaaaataatatgaTGGTTATTTTAACTCACTACATGAAGTTGACGGAAAAAGAACTGAATCAAAAACAAGCTTTACAGTTTTTATTCGACGTGAAATTTTTAACCACTTTGTGCATTCCAAGAGAAAATGTTCAGCTTGTCAGTTATTCCCAAgatatttgtgataaatttaGAAGTAGGATAGATCCTTTCGATTTAGATGTGTTTTATTCTTATTTGTTGAACAATGTCAAAAAGGCGGTAGCACAATCACAG gCGATATTAGGATGTCTCTTGCCATCTCCTAACCAATTATCCAGTTTAGGCAAATCGGAGAAATCCAAAGAAGAtcaaaatccaaatttaatagCTTTGAGTGTTCCATCTATGTCAACATGGTTTCCACTTTTACCTGTATCAGCTCCTTTACAGAGGTTACCTGGATCAACAACTAAGAATAAA GAACCCATTCAGAAATCCAAAGCTCCAAAGAAACCCCAAGATCCTACAAGTATAATGAAGCAGAGCGCAGCGTCTCTGTTTGGTGGATTGACAAGTGATTGGTTTTCATAA
- the LOC130896665 gene encoding conserved oligomeric Golgi complex subunit 1 isoform X3 — translation MKTISQDIVRNVEQITITTSEQLIQNPSSFDNKHNFAVDSLKIEERTVISRINLAIFINEQIWISLDGENNLDAVQYYLLAQHIHTGISLSKKQYIDRVPLLQQIKSNLLVLRSKIFDKITEKLESVETSAKETSENLNALLLLENQSSDDLVNIFIEHRKTALNTVINTPYSSVRAQICSMVKCLMTTIRLLHECFISVQNGFKGLIWQQLQEIVGNTAPSTLSKLELPITPLNSYIPEIIKQFKPKCKFSDHTEMSLKDTETVLNNWMESTQKMIKDGLEKSLDLIPNIRGLHLTREESLKIEPPDNWNEICKDSHLPDNFDIWYYFFQKPITQRCKNLITKKISSNISEIQKDLRQILDTAAKSEKSETDLRWYTWSEDMDDISKIENAHLGLSMKTKGHSQNIVGLCKRFDKKYLDVLEDASQYLYGKEYSTNSNFTMIVKDFKFKRKYMDKTDIEKHLQIECTKTCVQLSNYCINVLIEETSDLVTKSIILARFVQAITQSCPNFYKCCTFSNSEDWLKICDNFNNTSHKLWSNWINDVLKATEEHCLALNDISPKRMLKILSRWDEIEIQEHTEEKVFKSHIHVPLKPSLVLNDILEKLIDTMGLKIPHTIPKSIHMQYIQNNMMVILTHYMKLTEKELNQKQALQFLFDVKFLTTLCIPRENVQLVSYSQDICDKFRSRIDPFDLDVFYSYLLNNVKKAVAQSQAILGCLLPSPNQLSSLGKSEKSKEDQNPNLIALSVPSMSTWFPLLPVSAPLQRLPGSTTKNKEPIQKSKAPKKPQDPTSIMKQSAASLFGGLTSDWFS, via the exons ATGAAAACTATATCGCAGGACATAGTTAGGAATGTAGAACAAATCACAATCACAACTAGTGAACAGCTTATTCAAAATCCTTCAAGCTTCGACAACAAACATAATTTCGCAGTGGACAG CTTAAAAATTGAGGAACGTACTGTGATTAGTCGTATTAACTTGGCAATCTTTATCAATGAACAAATTTGGATTTCTTTAGATggagaaaataatttagatgCAGTGCAATACTATCTATTAGCCCAACATATTCATACAg GTATTAGTCTTTCAAAGAAGCAGTATATTGACAGAGTACCACTTTTGCAACAAATAAAGTCAAATTTGCTTGTGTTGAGgtctaaaatttttgataaaattactgaaaaattagAATCTGTAGAAACTTCAGCTAAA GAAACTAGTGAAAACTTGAATGCTCTATTATTATTAGAGAACCAAAGTAGTGATGACTTAgtaaacatatttattgaaCATCGTAAGACTGCTTTGAATACAGTTATTAATACCCCATATTCAAGTGTTAGAGCACAAATTTGTTCAATGGTTAAGTGTCTTATGACCACCATTCGACTTCTACATGAATGTTTTATAA gtGTTCAAAATGGGTTCAAAGGTTTAATTTGGCAACAGCTGCAAGAAATTGTAGGCAATACAGCTCCCTCgacattatcaaaattggaGTTACCTATCACACCTCTAAATAGTTATATACCAgagataataaaacaatttaa acCAAAATGTAAGTTTTCAGACCACACTGAAATGTCTTTGAAAGACACAGAAACTGTTCTAAATAATTGGATGGAGTCTActcaaaaaatgattaaagaTGGCTTAGAAAAGTCTCTGGATTTGATTCCAAATATTAGAGGACTACATTTGACAAGAGAAGAATCCTTAAAAATTG AACCACCAGATAATTGGAATGAAATATGCAAAGACTCGCATCTACcagataattttgatatatggtaCTACTTTTTCCAAAAACCTATAACGCAAAGATGCAAAAATTtgattactaaaaaaatatcctcaaatatttctgaaattcAGAAAGATCTTCGACAGATATTAGACACAGCTGCAAAGTCGGAAAAATCTGAGACTGATCTACGTTGGTACACCTGGTCAGAAGATATGGATGATATTAGCAAAATTGAAAACGCTCATTTAG gCCTTTCGATGAAAACCAAGGGCCATTCTCAAAATATAGTTGGTCTATGTAAAAGatttgataagaaatatttagatGTATTGGAAGACGCTTCTCAATATCTCTATGGAAAAGAATATAGTACcaattctaatttcacaatGATAGTAAAAGATTTTAAGTTCAAAAGGAAATACATGGATAAGACtgatattgaaaaacatttgcAAATTGAATGTACCAAAACTTGTGTCCA GTTATCAAATTATTGTATCAACGTTCTAATTGAAGAAACATCAGATCTTGTAACTAAATCCATAATATTGGCGAGGTTTGTACAAGCGATAACACAGTCCTGTCCTAACTTCTACAAGTGTTGTACATTTAGTAACAGTGAAGATTGGTTGAAAATCtgtgataattttaataatacaagTCATAAATTATGGTCAAATTGGATAAATGATGTATTGAAAGCAACAGAGGAACATTGCCTCGCTTTAAATGACATTTCTCCGAAAAGGATGCTCAAAATACTTAGT agaTGGGATGAAATCGAGATACAAGAACACACTGAAGAGAAAGTTTTCAAATCTCACATACATGTGCCACTAAAACCAAGTTTggttttaaatgatattttagaaaaattgattgatactATGGGCCTCAAAATACCTCACACTATACCAAAATCGATCCATATGCAatacatacaaaataatatgaTGGTTATTTTAACTCACTACATGAAGTTGACGGAAAAAGAACTGAATCAAAAACAAGCTTTACAGTTTTTATTCGACGTGAAATTTTTAACCACTTTGTGCATTCCAAGAGAAAATGTTCAGCTTGTCAGTTATTCCCAAgatatttgtgataaatttaGAAGTAGGATAGATCCTTTCGATTTAGATGTGTTTTATTCTTATTTGTTGAACAATGTCAAAAAGGCGGTAGCACAATCACAG gCGATATTAGGATGTCTCTTGCCATCTCCTAACCAATTATCCAGTTTAGGCAAATCGGAGAAATCCAAAGAAGAtcaaaatccaaatttaatagCTTTGAGTGTTCCATCTATGTCAACATGGTTTCCACTTTTACCTGTATCAGCTCCTTTACAGAGGTTACCTGGATCAACAACTAAGAATAAA GAACCCATTCAGAAATCCAAAGCTCCAAAGAAACCCCAAGATCCTACAAGTATAATGAAGCAGAGCGCAGCGTCTCTGTTTGGTGGATTGACAAGTGATTGGTTTTCATAA
- the LOC130896665 gene encoding conserved oligomeric Golgi complex subunit 1 isoform X2, which produces MAKNHSNFLELDIEKLFEEHSIDEIVEIEKALDAEIERKRKDLRSMVGDRYKDVLAASDAIKSMKTISQDIVRNVEQITITTSEQLIQNPSSFDNKHNFAVDSLKIEERTVISRINLAIFINEQIWISLDGENNLDAVQYYLLAQHIHTGISLSKKQYIDRVPLLQQIKSNLLVLRSKIFDKITEKLESVETSAKETSENLNALLLLENQSSDDLVNIFIEHRKTALNTVINTPYSSVRAQICSMVKCLMTTIRLLHECFISVQNGFKGLIWQQLQEIVGNTAPSTLSKLELPITPLNSYIPEIIKQFKPKCKFSDHTEMSLKDTETVLNNWMESTQKMIKDGLEKSLDLIPNIRGLHLTREESLKIEPPDNWNEICKDSHLPDNFDIWYYFFQKPITQRCKNLITKKISSNISEIQKDLRQILDTAAKSEKSETDLRWYTWSEDMDDISKIENAHLGLSMKTKGHSQNIVGLCKRFDKKYLDVLEDASQYLYGKEYSTNSNFTMIVKDFKFKRKYMDKTDIEKHLQIECTKTCVQLSNYCINVLIEETSDLVTKSIILARFVQAITQSCPNFYKCCTFSNSEDWLKICDNFNNTSHKLWSNWINDVLKATEEHCLALNDISPKRMLKILSRWDEIEIQEHTEEKVFKSHIHVPLKPSLVLNDILEKLIDTMGLKIPHTIPKSIHMQYIQNNMMVILTHYMKLTEKELNQKQALQFLFDVKFLTTLCIPRENVQLVSYSQDICDKFRSRIDPFDLDVFYSYLLNNVKKAVAQSQAILGCLLPSPNQLSSLGKSEKSKEDQNPNLIALSVPSMSTWFPLLPVSAPLQRLPGSTTKNKNKGGLYSV; this is translated from the exons atggcTAAAAATCACAGTAACTTTTTAGAATTAGACATAGAAAAGTTGTTCGAAGAACATAGTATAGATGAAATTGTAGAAATCGAAAAGGCACTGGATGCAGAAATCGAAAGGAAACGGAAAGATTTGAGGTCAATGGTAGG AGATCGATACAAGGATGTATTAGCCGCTTCTGATGCAATTAAATCTATGAAAACTATATCGCAGGACATAGTTAGGAATGTAGAACAAATCACAATCACAACTAGTGAACAGCTTATTCAAAATCCTTCAAGCTTCGACAACAAACATAATTTCGCAGTGGACAG CTTAAAAATTGAGGAACGTACTGTGATTAGTCGTATTAACTTGGCAATCTTTATCAATGAACAAATTTGGATTTCTTTAGATggagaaaataatttagatgCAGTGCAATACTATCTATTAGCCCAACATATTCATACAg GTATTAGTCTTTCAAAGAAGCAGTATATTGACAGAGTACCACTTTTGCAACAAATAAAGTCAAATTTGCTTGTGTTGAGgtctaaaatttttgataaaattactgaaaaattagAATCTGTAGAAACTTCAGCTAAA GAAACTAGTGAAAACTTGAATGCTCTATTATTATTAGAGAACCAAAGTAGTGATGACTTAgtaaacatatttattgaaCATCGTAAGACTGCTTTGAATACAGTTATTAATACCCCATATTCAAGTGTTAGAGCACAAATTTGTTCAATGGTTAAGTGTCTTATGACCACCATTCGACTTCTACATGAATGTTTTATAA gtGTTCAAAATGGGTTCAAAGGTTTAATTTGGCAACAGCTGCAAGAAATTGTAGGCAATACAGCTCCCTCgacattatcaaaattggaGTTACCTATCACACCTCTAAATAGTTATATACCAgagataataaaacaatttaa acCAAAATGTAAGTTTTCAGACCACACTGAAATGTCTTTGAAAGACACAGAAACTGTTCTAAATAATTGGATGGAGTCTActcaaaaaatgattaaagaTGGCTTAGAAAAGTCTCTGGATTTGATTCCAAATATTAGAGGACTACATTTGACAAGAGAAGAATCCTTAAAAATTG AACCACCAGATAATTGGAATGAAATATGCAAAGACTCGCATCTACcagataattttgatatatggtaCTACTTTTTCCAAAAACCTATAACGCAAAGATGCAAAAATTtgattactaaaaaaatatcctcaaatatttctgaaattcAGAAAGATCTTCGACAGATATTAGACACAGCTGCAAAGTCGGAAAAATCTGAGACTGATCTACGTTGGTACACCTGGTCAGAAGATATGGATGATATTAGCAAAATTGAAAACGCTCATTTAG gCCTTTCGATGAAAACCAAGGGCCATTCTCAAAATATAGTTGGTCTATGTAAAAGatttgataagaaatatttagatGTATTGGAAGACGCTTCTCAATATCTCTATGGAAAAGAATATAGTACcaattctaatttcacaatGATAGTAAAAGATTTTAAGTTCAAAAGGAAATACATGGATAAGACtgatattgaaaaacatttgcAAATTGAATGTACCAAAACTTGTGTCCA GTTATCAAATTATTGTATCAACGTTCTAATTGAAGAAACATCAGATCTTGTAACTAAATCCATAATATTGGCGAGGTTTGTACAAGCGATAACACAGTCCTGTCCTAACTTCTACAAGTGTTGTACATTTAGTAACAGTGAAGATTGGTTGAAAATCtgtgataattttaataatacaagTCATAAATTATGGTCAAATTGGATAAATGATGTATTGAAAGCAACAGAGGAACATTGCCTCGCTTTAAATGACATTTCTCCGAAAAGGATGCTCAAAATACTTAGT agaTGGGATGAAATCGAGATACAAGAACACACTGAAGAGAAAGTTTTCAAATCTCACATACATGTGCCACTAAAACCAAGTTTggttttaaatgatattttagaaaaattgattgatactATGGGCCTCAAAATACCTCACACTATACCAAAATCGATCCATATGCAatacatacaaaataatatgaTGGTTATTTTAACTCACTACATGAAGTTGACGGAAAAAGAACTGAATCAAAAACAAGCTTTACAGTTTTTATTCGACGTGAAATTTTTAACCACTTTGTGCATTCCAAGAGAAAATGTTCAGCTTGTCAGTTATTCCCAAgatatttgtgataaatttaGAAGTAGGATAGATCCTTTCGATTTAGATGTGTTTTATTCTTATTTGTTGAACAATGTCAAAAAGGCGGTAGCACAATCACAG gCGATATTAGGATGTCTCTTGCCATCTCCTAACCAATTATCCAGTTTAGGCAAATCGGAGAAATCCAAAGAAGAtcaaaatccaaatttaatagCTTTGAGTGTTCCATCTATGTCAACATGGTTTCCACTTTTACCTGTATCAGCTCCTTTACAGAGGTTACCTGGATCAACAACTAAGAATAAA AATAAAGGAGGGCTTTACTCGGTATAA